The Gammaproteobacteria bacterium DNA window GCTTAAGCATTGCTGATCAATATATTCGTACTGGCATGATTAAAAATGCTTTAGTGATTGGCAGTGAAATTATGTCGAGAATTATTGATTGGAACGATCGTAGCGTTTGCGTGCTTTTTGGTGATGGGGCAGGAGCAGTTGTGGTGGGCCAAAGTGAAGAACCGGGTATTCTATCGACCCATATTCATGCAGATGGTACTTATAAAGATGTTCTTTATTTGCCGCTCGGCCATTCAAAGTCCCCTAATATTGAAACGGTAAAAATGGTTGGTAATCCCTTATTCAAGCTCGCCGTCAATATATTAGGTGACCTGTTCGATGAAACCCTCCAAGCAAACAAAATGACTAAAAAAGAAGTGGATTGGTTGATCCCTCATCAAGCTAATATTCGTATTATTCAAGCGATGGCTAAAAAGCTTGATTTACCCCTGTCACGTGTTGCTATTACTTTAGATGAACAAGCGAATACTTCTAGCGCATCCATTCCGCTTGCCCTTGATAAAGCAATTCGTGACGGCCGCGTTAAACGGGGACAAATCTTATTATTAGAGGGATTTGGTGGCGGTCTTGCTTGGGGATCGGCTTTGATTCGCTACTAAATTCTTGGGTTTATCTTTGCATAAAGTGAGAAAACATCATGCATTCTATGGCAGTTATTTTTCCCGGGCAAGGTTCTCAACAGGTAGGGATGCTATCCACCTTTGCATCCCGTTACCCTCTTGTTCAAGCGACGTTTGATCGCGCTTCAGCTGTCCTTGATTTTGATTTATGGGCGCTTGTTCAAAATGGTCCTGATGCTTTACTTAATAAAACCATCCACACGCAGCCTGCCTTATTGGCTGCATCGTACGCCCTATGGCAAATTTTAAAGCAGGAAACGGATCTTTCTCCACAAGCTTTTGCAGGCCATAGTTTAGGGGAGTACACAGCGCTTGTTTGTTCGAATGCATTAGGATTTGAAGATGCTATTCAGTTAGTGCGTTTGCGTGGTGAATTAATGCAAGATGCTGTGCCAGAAGGTGAGGGAGGGATGGCAGCACTATTAGGCTTAGAAGAAGCTTTAGTCGAAGAGATTTGTGCAGCTTCCCGAGGATTCAATGAAGTTCTGATGCCGGCTAATTTTAATAGTTTAGGTCAAATCGTTATTGCGGGTCACTTAGTTGCCGTTGAGAGAGCCATTCTTTTAGCAAGGGAAAAGGGAGCTAAACTAGCTGTCAAATTGCCAGTGAGTGTGCCTTCCCATTCTACATTGATGGAACCGGCTGCCTCCCAACTAAGCAAGGCATTGAATTCTATCGTGTTAAACAAGCCCGAAATTCCTATCTTAAGTAATTTTGATGCCAAA harbors:
- a CDS encoding ketoacyl-ACP synthase III, coding for MYTKILGTGSYLPEKILTNFELEEAVDTTNEWIIERTGIKQRHIAAENENVVTMAEQAGRKALEAAGLKPEDIGMIIVASTTPFMVFPSTACLLQEKLGIAGCPAFDLNATACAGFMYGLSIADQYIRTGMIKNALVIGSEIMSRIIDWNDRSVCVLFGDGAGAVVVGQSEEPGILSTHIHADGTYKDVLYLPLGHSKSPNIETVKMVGNPLFKLAVNILGDLFDETLQANKMTKKEVDWLIPHQANIRIIQAMAKKLDLPLSRVAITLDEQANTSSASIPLALDKAIRDGRVKRGQILLLEGFGGGLAWGSALIRY
- the fabD gene encoding ACP S-malonyltransferase, with the protein product MHSMAVIFPGQGSQQVGMLSTFASRYPLVQATFDRASAVLDFDLWALVQNGPDALLNKTIHTQPALLAASYALWQILKQETDLSPQAFAGHSLGEYTALVCSNALGFEDAIQLVRLRGELMQDAVPEGEGGMAALLGLEEALVEEICAASRGFNEVLMPANFNSLGQIVIAGHLVAVERAILLAREKGAKLAVKLPVSVPSHSTLMEPAASQLSKALNSIVLNKPEIPILSNFDAKPYSDVDSIREGLVKQLCSPVQWVKTIQAFSKLGVLSVIECGPGKVLTGLNKRINKDLELMSTAEIGQFDAVLKRMHEG